A stretch of Mycobacterium sp. ITM-2016-00316 DNA encodes these proteins:
- a CDS encoding acyclic terpene utilization AtuA family protein, with amino-acid sequence MRIGNCSGFYGDRIAAMREMLEGGDLDYLTGDYLAELTMLILARDRAKNPELGYAKTFLRQLEDTLGLALDKGVKIVANAGGLNPGALSTAVRELADRLGLTVNVAHVEGDDLVARADELGFGGTAPLAANAYLGAWGIVECLNSGADVVVTGRVTDASVIVGPAAAHFGWTRTDYDALAGAVAAGHIIECGTQATGGNFSFFTEIPGIHGCYHPGFPIAEIAADGSSIITKHPGTGGLVSTDTVTAQLLYEIAGARYPNPDVTLRMDSVSLSAAGPDRVRVSGVRGEAPPPTLKVSLNSIGGFRNATSFVLTGLDIEAKAELIRSQLESHLKVRPAELQWTLARTDHPDADTEEAASALLHCVVRDPDPKIVGRQFSSAAVELALASYPGFTSTAPPGDGQVYGVFTPGYVDAAAVPHVAVHADGTRVAIAPATETLVVEPAEAPELPEPIEPGPTVRAPLGRIAGARSGDKGGSANVGVWVRAGASEATGNKADAQWHWLANTLTVDKLRELLPETAELPVSRHLLPRLRAVNFVIEDILGQGVAYQARFDPQAKGLGEWLRSRYVDLPERLL; translated from the coding sequence GTGCGGATCGGCAACTGCTCGGGGTTCTACGGTGACCGCATCGCGGCCATGCGGGAGATGCTCGAAGGTGGTGACCTCGACTACCTCACCGGCGACTACCTGGCCGAACTGACCATGCTGATCCTGGCCCGCGACCGGGCCAAGAACCCCGAGCTCGGCTACGCCAAGACCTTCCTGCGCCAGCTGGAGGACACGCTCGGACTCGCCCTGGACAAGGGCGTGAAGATCGTCGCCAACGCCGGCGGCCTGAATCCGGGCGCGCTTTCCACCGCGGTGCGCGAGCTCGCCGACCGCCTCGGACTGACCGTGAACGTGGCCCACGTCGAGGGCGATGACCTCGTCGCGCGGGCCGACGAGCTCGGGTTCGGGGGAACGGCACCGCTCGCCGCCAACGCCTACCTGGGGGCCTGGGGCATCGTCGAGTGCCTGAACTCCGGAGCCGATGTCGTCGTCACCGGTCGCGTCACCGACGCCTCGGTGATCGTCGGCCCGGCCGCCGCCCATTTCGGCTGGACCCGCACGGACTACGACGCCCTCGCCGGCGCGGTCGCGGCCGGCCACATCATCGAATGCGGCACCCAGGCCACCGGCGGCAACTTCTCGTTCTTCACCGAAATTCCGGGGATCCACGGCTGCTACCACCCCGGCTTCCCGATCGCCGAGATCGCCGCCGACGGTTCCTCGATCATCACCAAGCACCCCGGCACCGGCGGACTGGTCAGCACCGACACCGTCACCGCGCAGCTGCTCTACGAAATCGCCGGTGCGCGCTACCCGAACCCGGACGTCACGCTGCGCATGGATTCGGTCTCGCTCTCCGCAGCCGGTCCCGACCGGGTCCGGGTCAGCGGGGTGCGCGGCGAGGCCCCACCCCCGACGCTGAAGGTCTCCCTGAACAGCATCGGCGGCTTCCGCAATGCCACCTCGTTCGTGCTGACCGGCCTGGACATCGAGGCCAAGGCCGAGCTGATCCGGTCCCAACTGGAAAGCCACCTCAAGGTCCGCCCCGCCGAGCTGCAGTGGACGCTGGCCCGCACCGATCATCCCGACGCCGACACCGAGGAAGCCGCCAGCGCGCTGCTGCACTGCGTCGTCCGCGACCCCGACCCCAAGATCGTGGGACGCCAGTTTTCCTCCGCCGCAGTGGAACTGGCGCTGGCCAGCTACCCAGGCTTCACCTCGACCGCCCCTCCCGGAGACGGCCAGGTGTACGGGGTGTTCACCCCGGGCTATGTCGATGCCGCCGCGGTGCCGCATGTCGCCGTGCACGCCGACGGCACCCGCGTGGCCATCGCCCCGGCGACCGAGACGCTGGTCGTCGAGCCCGCCGAGGCACCCGAACTTCCCGAGCCGATCGAACCGGGCCCCACCGTCCGGGCGCCGCTGGGCCGCATCGCCGGCGCCCGCAGCGGCGACAAGGGCGGCTCCGCCAATGTCGGGGTCTGGGTGCGGGCCGGGGCGAGCGAAGCGACGGGAAACAAAGCAGATGCCCAATGGCATTGGCTGGCAAATACTTTGACCGTCGACAAGCTGCGCGAACTGCTCCCCGAGACCGCCGAGCTGCCGGTGAGCCGGCACCTGCTGCCGCGGCTACGGGCGGTCAACTTCGTCATCGAGGACATCCTCGGACAGGGCGTCGCCTACCAGGCCCGCTTCGATCCGCAGGCCAAAGGCCTGGGCGAATGGCTGAGATCCCGATATGTCGACCTCCCGGAAAGGCTGTTGTGA